The Mangifera indica cultivar Alphonso chromosome 8, CATAS_Mindica_2.1, whole genome shotgun sequence genome has a window encoding:
- the LOC123223022 gene encoding cytochrome P450 94A2-like gives MQVMLLQLLTSLLLFGLTILVFFRSTRTAKSKGSSSFIPKSYPLVGSFFSILAHRNQLIQWCTSILQNTPTATFALQKLLGTVTYLTANPDNVRHILKTNFYSYPKGRELRTNLFDFLGNGIFNIDGEQWRFQRQISSHEFNTKSLRKFVETVVETELSDRLIPLLARAAANKDVLDFQDVLQRFAFDNICKIAFGYDPEYLLPSFPEAKFARAFDEAVRISSERFHVPLPIIWKMKRLLNIGSEKLLKIATSEVQEFSMNIINEKKQQLKENSLPESMDLLSRFLSSGLYDDKFVCDIIISFTLAGRDTTSAALTWYFWLISKHPEAEKQILNEIKENSDTPVYEDIKDMVYTHASLCESMRFYPPVPVDTKLAENDDVLPDGTVVKKGMRVSYIPYAMGRMEKLWGADWAEFRPERWLKRVEDGKWSFEGRDPYTYPVFQAGPRICLGKEMAFLQMKRVVAGVLKRFKVVPAVKEGVEPEFVAHLTAKMKGGFPVRIVERTE, from the coding sequence ATGCAAGTCATGTTGCTTCAGCTTTTAACTTCGTTGCTCCTCTTCGGTCTCACAATACTTGTCTTCTTTCGCAGCACCAGAACCGCCAAATCTAAAGGATCATCTTCCTTTATCCCCAAATCCTACCCACTAGTGGGCTCCTTTTTCTCCATTTTGGCACACCGGAACCAATTAATTCAGTGGTGTACTTCTATTCTCCAAAACACCCCCACTGCAACATTTGCTTTGCAGAAGCTACTGGGCACCGTCACTTACTTGACTGCCAATCCAGACAATGTCCGCCATATTCTCAAGACTAACTTCTACAGCTACCCAAAAGGTAGAGAACTTCGAACAAATCTCTTCGACTTTCTTGGCAATGGCATCTTCAACATTGACGGCGAACAATGGAGGTTTCAGAGACAAATTTCAAGCCACGAATTCAACACCAAATCTCTCCGTAAATTTGTTGAAACTGTTGTTGAAACTGAGCTCTCTGATCGTCTTATTCCACTACTAGCCAGGGCTGCTGCCAACAAAGACGTGCTCGATTTTCAAGATGTTCTTCAAAGGTTTGCGTTTGATAATATATGCAAGATTGCTTTCGGTTACGACCCTGAGTACCTGTTGCCGTCTTTTCCAGAAGCTAAGTTCGCACGAGCTTTTGACGAAGCTGTTAGGATAAGCAGCGAAAGATTTCACGTGCCTTTACCGATAATCTGGAAGATGAAACGGCTTCTCAATATCGGCTCTGAAAAGCTTCTAAAAATTGCGACTTCTGAGGTTCAGGAATTTTCTATGAACATTATAAACGAGAAGAAACAACAACTTAAAGAAAATTCATTGCCGGAATCCATGGATCTTTTGTCGCGATTCTTGAGCTCCGGCCTATACGACGACAAATTTGTCTGTGATATAATCATCAGCTTTACACTCGCCGGCCGAGATACCACGTCGGCTGCTTTGACATGGTATTTCTGGCTAATCTCTAAACATCCAGAAGCCGAAAAACAAATTCTCAACgaaatcaaagaaaattcagacacaccggtttatgaagaTATTAAAGACATGGTGTACACTCATGCATCACTCTGCGAGAGCATGAGATTTTATCCACCGGTGCCAGTGGACACCAAGTTAGCAGAAAACGACGACGTATTGCCGGATGGGACCGTAGTGAAGAAGGGAATGCGAGTGTCGTACATTCCATATGCAATGGGGAGAATGGAGAAGCTATGGGGAGCAGATTGGGCGGAGTTCAGGCCAGAAAGGTGGTTGAAGAGGGTGGAGGATGGGAAATGGAGTTTTGAAGGGAGAGATCCGTACACGTATCCGGTGTTTCAGGCGGGGCCGAGGATTTGTTTGGGGAAAGAGATGGCATTTTTGCAAATGAAGAGGGTTGTGGCTGGGGTTTTGAAGAGATTTAAGGTGGTGCCCGCCGTGAAGGAGGGTGTTGAGCCGGAGTTTGTTGCACATTTGACGGCCAAGATGAAAGGTGGCTTCCCGGTGAGGATTGTGGAGAGGACAGAGTGA